The proteins below come from a single Nocardiopsis gilva YIM 90087 genomic window:
- a CDS encoding NAD kinase, which translates to MTSAGQGGSGAAESGGRSDRSVLLLVHTGRPAAMRSAKLVHRSLTQEGLTVRMPAAEADDLKKAGYELDPIEVTHGPDTADGAELVMVLGGDGTLLRAAEIARPAGVPVLGVNLGHVGFLAEAEREDLNETVRAVVDCAYEVEERMTLDIAVYNGGRDGGIPPIRNWALNEATLEKSASGRMLEMVLEIDGRPLSRWGCDGVVCATPTGSTAHAFSAGGPIVWPEVAALLVVPISAHALFARPVVVSPDATIALEVVPDTTTGVLWCDGRRMVELPPGARIEVTRSDVPVRLARLQRAPFTDRLVAKFGLPVAGWRGRSERDL; encoded by the coding sequence ATGACCAGCGCGGGTCAGGGTGGCAGCGGGGCGGCTGAGTCTGGGGGCCGGTCGGATCGCAGTGTGCTGTTGCTGGTGCACACGGGCCGCCCCGCCGCCATGCGCAGCGCCAAGCTGGTCCATCGCAGCCTGACCCAGGAGGGGCTGACGGTCAGGATGCCCGCCGCCGAGGCCGACGATCTCAAGAAGGCCGGATACGAGCTCGACCCCATCGAGGTCACGCACGGTCCCGACACCGCCGACGGCGCGGAGCTGGTCATGGTGCTCGGCGGGGACGGAACACTGCTGCGAGCGGCGGAGATCGCCCGACCGGCCGGTGTCCCTGTCCTCGGTGTCAACCTCGGCCACGTCGGCTTCCTCGCCGAGGCCGAGCGCGAGGACCTGAACGAGACCGTGCGCGCCGTCGTCGACTGTGCCTATGAGGTCGAGGAGCGGATGACCCTCGACATCGCCGTCTACAACGGCGGTCGCGACGGCGGCATCCCGCCGATCCGCAACTGGGCGCTCAACGAGGCCACCCTGGAAAAGTCTGCCTCCGGCCGGATGCTGGAGATGGTCTTGGAGATCGACGGCCGCCCGCTGTCGCGGTGGGGCTGCGACGGCGTGGTCTGCGCCACACCTACCGGTTCCACTGCGCACGCCTTCTCCGCCGGAGGCCCCATTGTGTGGCCGGAAGTGGCGGCGCTGCTGGTCGTGCCGATAAGCGCACACGCCCTGTTCGCCCGGCCTGTGGTCGTCTCCCCGGATGCGACCATTGCTCTCGAAGTCGTACCGGACACGACCACGGGCGTGCTCTGGTGCGATGGACGCCGTATGGTCGAATTGCCCCCAGGGGCACGGATCGAGGTAACGCGTTCGGATGTGCCGGTTCGGCTGGCACGTTTGCAGCGAGCGCCGTTCACGGATCGGCTGGTCGCCAAGTTCGGCCTGCCGGTCGCCGGATGGCGCGGCCGCAGCGAGCGCGACCTGTAG
- a CDS encoding TerC family protein, with protein MDVPLWVWIATIGAMAAILLIDLAIVDHPWSKKSGPREFGMKQAAWWAAFYVGIAILFGFGLWYFGGATVAGEYFAGFITEKSLSVDNLFVFYLIIGGFAVPRRYQHEVLLVGIVIALVMRGFFIAIGAQAINAWSEVFYVFGAFLIYTAVKIVHDHLSNDEDADYTDSFAVRMVKKVWPVADDYHGSHMTVRLNGRRHVTPMLMVIVAIGVTDLVFAVDSIPAIFGLTKDPYIVFTANAFALLGLRQLYFLLAGLMDRLSYISWGLAAIMVFIGVKMILHALHENGFAVPEISTGTSLVVIIGVMTVTIVASLLWSGGGGRTGEKELEAERGVASE; from the coding sequence ATGGATGTTCCCCTGTGGGTGTGGATCGCGACGATCGGCGCGATGGCCGCCATCCTGTTGATCGATCTCGCGATCGTCGACCATCCCTGGAGCAAGAAGAGCGGGCCGCGCGAGTTCGGTATGAAGCAGGCGGCGTGGTGGGCCGCCTTCTACGTCGGCATCGCGATCCTCTTCGGGTTCGGCCTCTGGTACTTCGGTGGGGCCACGGTGGCCGGTGAGTACTTCGCCGGTTTCATCACCGAGAAGAGCCTCAGCGTCGACAACCTCTTCGTCTTCTACCTGATCATCGGCGGGTTCGCGGTACCCCGGCGGTACCAGCACGAGGTGCTGCTCGTCGGGATCGTGATCGCGCTGGTCATGCGCGGCTTCTTCATCGCCATCGGCGCCCAGGCCATCAACGCCTGGAGCGAGGTCTTCTACGTCTTCGGCGCCTTCCTCATCTACACGGCCGTGAAGATCGTCCACGACCACCTCAGCAACGACGAGGACGCCGACTACACCGACAGCTTCGCGGTGCGCATGGTCAAGAAGGTCTGGCCGGTGGCCGACGACTACCACGGCTCGCACATGACGGTGCGGCTCAACGGGCGTCGCCACGTCACCCCGATGCTCATGGTCATCGTCGCGATCGGTGTCACCGACCTGGTCTTCGCGGTCGACTCCATCCCGGCGATCTTCGGCCTCACCAAGGACCCCTACATCGTCTTCACCGCCAACGCCTTCGCCCTCCTCGGGCTGCGGCAGCTCTACTTCCTGCTGGCCGGGCTGATGGACCGCCTGTCCTACATCAGCTGGGGCCTGGCCGCGATCATGGTGTTCATCGGCGTCAAGATGATCCTGCACGCGCTGCACGAGAACGGCTTCGCCGTCCCGGAGATCTCCACGGGTACGTCGTTGGTGGTGATCATCGGCGTGATGACCGTCACCATCGTGGCGAGCCTGCTGTGGTCGGGCGGCGGTGGCCGAACCGGGGAGAAGGAGCTCGAAGCCGAGCGCGGCGTCGCGTCGGAGTGA
- a CDS encoding SCP2 sterol-binding domain-containing protein: MTSVEDCRNAIDRVSDRIMEVDESDRRKHLVERTISVTVRDLDTVFDMRLTQNGLEDVTSRDAGTPGDRAQVRITASGDDLVALAEDRLDFSKALFSGRVKIDASFSDLMRMRKLL, translated from the coding sequence ATGACCAGCGTTGAAGACTGCCGGAACGCGATCGACAGAGTCTCGGACCGGATCATGGAGGTCGACGAGTCCGACCGGCGCAAACACCTCGTCGAGCGCACGATCAGCGTCACGGTCCGCGACCTGGACACCGTGTTCGACATGCGGCTCACCCAGAACGGGCTGGAGGATGTCACCTCGCGCGACGCCGGTACCCCCGGTGACCGGGCCCAAGTCCGCATCACGGCTTCCGGTGACGACCTCGTCGCCCTTGCCGAGGACCGTCTGGACTTCAGCAAGGCGCTGTTCTCCGGCCGTGTGAAGATCGACGCGAGCTTTAGCGATCTGATGCGGATGCGCAAATTGCTTTAG
- a CDS encoding glycosyltransferase family 4 protein: MRVALVIGTSSGGVGNHVRSLSEGLVARGHRVAVIGPPETGEHFGFAATGARFAAVDIGALPRPGTDVVAAAKLSGLLARADVVHAHGIRAGALCALAGAAPLVVTVHNAPPELSGPRALVFPALERVVARRADVVLGVSSDLVDRMRSRGARRVLPAVVTAPPMPAARTSRAQVRAGLGISDARPLLLVVARLAAQKGLEVLLDAASMISAGPDEPAARAAGAEPPLIAVAGDGPLREALSQRIDAEDLPVRLLGHRSDIPDLLAAADMFVLPSLWEGPSLVIMEALRAGLPVVATRVGGIPDLYEDVALLVPPGDAVALADGATRVLGDPGLAAKMRADAARAAERLPTVEDTLRQVDGIYASLTGR; the protein is encoded by the coding sequence ATGCGGGTCGCGCTGGTGATCGGCACCAGCAGCGGGGGCGTGGGCAACCACGTCCGCTCGCTGAGCGAGGGGCTGGTCGCCCGCGGGCACCGGGTGGCGGTGATCGGGCCGCCGGAAACCGGAGAGCACTTCGGCTTCGCGGCCACCGGCGCGCGCTTCGCAGCCGTCGACATCGGCGCGCTGCCGCGCCCTGGAACCGATGTGGTCGCGGCCGCCAAGCTCAGTGGACTGCTGGCGCGTGCCGATGTCGTGCACGCCCACGGCATCCGCGCCGGCGCGCTGTGCGCTCTCGCCGGGGCCGCCCCGCTGGTGGTCACCGTGCACAACGCGCCGCCGGAGCTGAGCGGGCCGCGCGCCCTGGTGTTCCCCGCCCTGGAACGTGTCGTGGCCCGACGCGCGGACGTCGTGCTGGGGGTGTCGAGCGACCTGGTGGACCGGATGCGCTCCCGCGGTGCGCGCCGGGTCCTGCCCGCCGTGGTCACCGCGCCGCCGATGCCCGCGGCCCGCACATCGCGCGCGCAGGTCCGGGCCGGGCTCGGTATCTCCGATGCTCGGCCGCTGCTGCTGGTGGTGGCCCGGCTCGCCGCGCAGAAGGGACTGGAGGTGCTGCTGGACGCGGCATCGATGATCTCGGCCGGTCCCGACGAACCGGCCGCGCGCGCCGCCGGGGCGGAGCCGCCGCTCATCGCCGTCGCGGGCGACGGGCCGCTGCGCGAGGCGCTGTCCCAGCGGATCGACGCCGAGGACCTGCCCGTCCGGCTGCTCGGGCACCGGTCGGACATCCCCGACCTGCTCGCGGCGGCCGACATGTTCGTCCTGCCCTCCCTCTGGGAGGGACCCTCGCTGGTCATCATGGAGGCGCTGCGCGCCGGACTGCCCGTCGTGGCCACGCGCGTCGGGGGCATCCCGGACCTGTATGAGGATGTCGCACTGCTGGTGCCGCCGGGCGACGCGGTGGCGCTGGCCGACGGAGCGACGCGGGTGCTCGGCGATCCGGGGCTGGCCGCGAAGATGCGCGCGGACGCGGCGCGGGCCGCGGAACGGCTGCCCACTGTGGAGGACACACTGCGTCAGGTGGACGGGATCTACGCGTCGTTGACGGGTCGGTGA
- a CDS encoding TlyA family RNA methyltransferase, with the protein MAKRTRLDAELVRRGHARSRGHAAELIDSGSIRVNGVVATKPATQVGTDQAIVVKVPDEEPAYVSRGAHKLVGALDAFGIDAKGRRCLDAGASTGGFTDVLLRRGAAHVLAVDVGYGQLAWPLRSDDRVRVQERCNVRDLTPEMVGDPRPDLVVGDLSFISLKLVLPPLVNCAAPDADFAMMVKPQFEVGKDRVGAGGVVRDPDLRAEAVREVAEFASTLGLGTEAVTASPLPGPSGNVEYFLWLRAGAPPLDEALLRRAIEEGPQ; encoded by the coding sequence ATGGCCAAGAGAACCCGGCTCGATGCCGAACTGGTCCGTCGTGGGCATGCTCGCTCACGCGGGCACGCCGCTGAACTCATCGACAGCGGTTCTATCCGCGTCAACGGCGTGGTGGCGACGAAACCCGCGACCCAGGTGGGGACTGATCAGGCGATCGTCGTGAAGGTTCCCGATGAGGAGCCCGCCTACGTCTCGCGTGGTGCGCACAAGCTCGTCGGGGCGCTCGACGCGTTCGGGATCGACGCGAAGGGCCGTCGTTGCCTCGACGCCGGGGCTTCCACCGGCGGCTTCACCGACGTCCTCCTGCGCCGGGGCGCCGCTCACGTTCTCGCCGTCGATGTCGGGTACGGGCAGCTTGCGTGGCCGCTCCGCAGCGATGACCGCGTGCGGGTCCAAGAGCGGTGCAATGTCCGCGACCTCACGCCAGAGATGGTCGGTGATCCCCGACCCGACCTGGTCGTCGGCGACCTGTCCTTCATCTCCCTCAAGCTGGTGCTGCCTCCCCTGGTGAACTGTGCCGCGCCGGACGCCGACTTCGCGATGATGGTGAAGCCGCAGTTCGAGGTGGGCAAGGATCGCGTCGGCGCCGGTGGCGTGGTGCGCGACCCCGACCTCCGCGCCGAAGCCGTCCGTGAGGTTGCCGAGTTCGCGTCGACGCTGGGCCTCGGGACCGAGGCCGTGACCGCCAGCCCGCTCCCCGGGCCGTCCGGGAACGTCGAGTATTTCCTCTGGCTGCGCGCCGGGGCACCGCCCCTTGATGAGGCACTGCTACGGCGTGCCATCGAGGAAGGTCCGCAGTAA
- the murJ gene encoding murein biosynthesis integral membrane protein MurJ: MRLRRRLWAGVAGAAALIAVVTAFARVAGFARTVVFSQTVGDNCLGTAYVTANMLPTILFEIVIGGALAGMVVPVLAADADRGDGEHVRHTASALVTWVVVIAVPLSVLLAAVAVPAMSVMLGPGEGCDRAELVRLAVRFLVVFAPQILFYGLAAVLYGILQAHRRFFAPALAPLVSSLVVMAAYVAFRPQGGAYTDDLAHLPLNAELTLSVGTTAGVAMLFVTALFPTMRLRLGLRPRLAFPPGVGRKVRSLAAAALLPLVAMQVSLLLAAALANRGGGSGAIVLNNYAWVLFTLPYGIIAVPIATSAFTTLAVRHGERDQLGFDRVLAGSARASVIITAGLATALAAAAGPVGALFAQDDPLPLQRALLCYAPGIVGFGLVALLSRALYASRHGREAALAQVAGWLAVMVGNVALVGVLPADWTVAALGTGTSFGLTLAAVLLVVATLRAHGRAAFAGLGRGLLAVVIGAAAGYPSGAAVSGLFAPDGAWGDAIAALAGGGVAVVVFGAAALVIDGRAVRSALTRGTAAARAEDDEGRPPHDDDEMKGEGR; this comes from the coding sequence ATGCGGCTGAGACGGCGCCTGTGGGCGGGGGTAGCCGGCGCGGCGGCGCTGATCGCTGTCGTCACGGCGTTCGCGCGTGTGGCCGGGTTCGCCCGGACCGTGGTCTTCTCGCAGACGGTGGGGGACAACTGTCTCGGCACGGCCTATGTCACCGCGAACATGCTGCCCACCATCCTGTTCGAGATCGTCATCGGCGGCGCGCTCGCGGGGATGGTGGTGCCGGTCTTGGCGGCCGACGCGGACCGGGGCGATGGCGAGCACGTGCGGCACACGGCTTCGGCGCTGGTGACGTGGGTGGTCGTCATCGCGGTACCGCTCAGCGTGCTGCTCGCCGCGGTCGCCGTTCCGGCCATGTCGGTCATGTTGGGGCCGGGGGAGGGGTGCGACCGCGCCGAACTGGTCCGGCTGGCCGTGCGATTCCTGGTGGTCTTCGCGCCGCAGATCCTGTTCTACGGGCTCGCCGCCGTGCTCTACGGAATCCTGCAGGCACACCGGCGCTTCTTCGCCCCGGCGCTCGCCCCCCTCGTCTCCAGCCTCGTGGTGATGGCCGCCTACGTCGCGTTCCGGCCGCAGGGCGGCGCCTACACCGACGACCTCGCCCACCTGCCGCTGAACGCGGAGCTGACGCTGTCGGTCGGGACCACCGCCGGTGTCGCCATGCTCTTTGTCACCGCGCTCTTCCCGACCATGCGGCTGCGTCTCGGCCTGCGCCCTCGGCTGGCGTTCCCGCCCGGCGTGGGGCGGAAGGTCCGATCGCTGGCCGCCGCCGCGCTGCTGCCGCTGGTGGCCATGCAGGTCAGCCTGTTGCTGGCGGCCGCCCTCGCCAACCGGGGCGGGGGGTCCGGTGCGATCGTGCTCAACAACTATGCCTGGGTGCTGTTCACCCTGCCCTACGGGATCATCGCGGTCCCCATCGCGACCAGCGCGTTCACCACGCTCGCCGTACGTCACGGGGAGCGCGACCAGCTCGGGTTCGACCGGGTGCTGGCCGGGAGTGCCCGTGCGTCGGTGATCATCACGGCCGGCCTGGCCACCGCCCTGGCCGCCGCCGCGGGGCCCGTGGGCGCACTGTTCGCCCAGGACGATCCGCTCCCCCTCCAGCGCGCGCTGCTCTGCTATGCGCCGGGCATCGTCGGTTTCGGTCTGGTCGCGCTGTTGAGCCGGGCGCTGTACGCCTCCCGGCACGGCCGGGAGGCCGCGCTGGCCCAGGTGGCCGGATGGCTCGCGGTCATGGTGGGAAACGTGGCGCTGGTCGGGGTGCTGCCCGCTGACTGGACGGTGGCGGCACTCGGTACCGGTACCTCCTTCGGACTGACGCTGGCCGCCGTGCTGCTGGTCGTCGCGACACTGCGCGCACACGGGCGGGCGGCCTTCGCCGGGCTGGGGCGGGGACTGCTGGCGGTGGTCATCGGCGCGGCCGCGGGGTACCCCTCCGGAGCGGCGGTGTCGGGGCTGTTCGCTCCGGACGGGGCGTGGGGGGACGCCATCGCGGCGCTGGCCGGGGGAGGAGTCGCGGTCGTCGTCTTCGGCGCGGCGGCGCTGGTGATCGACGGCCGCGCCGTGAGGTCCGCGTTGACGCGGGGAACGGCCGCGGCCCGAGCGGAGGACGACGAGGGGCGGCCACCGCATGACGATGATGAGATGAAGGGTGAGGGCAGGTGA
- a CDS encoding copper transporter — MIDFRYHLVSIVAIFLALTVGIVLGTTMLQDPLLNTLKSETADLREQSDQLRTEKDIADKLNAGGGELVSAYAEDMLADLLTDVDVVILESPGVDKATREELVARIEQAGGDVPGQVVFTDKYIDTEQATFVDELSEQLAEGMRLPKGGAYEKAGAELARAVIRRDEDGDTAKHGDDTANSEDNTAKNGDDTANSESDTTNDEGGDADTADESSEEAAPEFDADAVLAGFSEAGLLTVQGNVAEEGDIAVVLAPAQPFRTESRATPKENDTPPANGVMLALARALDDAADGAADGAVLVGGPTSIGPGGLVAQARAQEARFSTVDTAGSTSGNVVTTLAIAAAEDKRSGAYGIGDGVDGFLPDPLPEPKEKKDKDKGNGTKKPDVKESAYAS; from the coding sequence GTGATCGATTTCCGCTATCACCTGGTGTCCATCGTCGCGATCTTCCTCGCGCTGACGGTCGGCATCGTGCTCGGCACCACCATGCTCCAGGACCCGCTGCTGAACACGCTCAAGTCGGAGACCGCCGACCTGCGCGAGCAGAGCGACCAGCTGCGGACGGAGAAAGACATCGCCGACAAGCTCAACGCGGGCGGGGGCGAACTCGTCTCCGCCTACGCCGAGGACATGCTGGCCGACCTTTTGACCGACGTGGACGTCGTCATTCTGGAGTCGCCCGGTGTCGACAAGGCCACCCGGGAGGAGCTGGTCGCCCGCATAGAACAGGCCGGAGGCGACGTCCCCGGACAGGTGGTGTTCACCGACAAGTACATCGACACCGAGCAGGCGACGTTCGTCGACGAACTCAGCGAGCAGCTCGCTGAAGGTATGCGGCTCCCCAAGGGCGGGGCGTACGAGAAAGCCGGCGCCGAACTCGCCCGCGCCGTGATCCGCCGCGATGAGGACGGCGACACAGCGAAGCACGGGGACGACACAGCGAACAGCGAGGACAACACAGCAAAGAACGGGGACGACACAGCGAACAGCGAAAGCGACACAACGAACGACGAGGGCGGCGACGCCGACACGGCGGACGAGAGCAGTGAGGAGGCCGCCCCCGAGTTCGACGCGGACGCCGTACTCGCCGGGTTCTCCGAGGCCGGGCTGCTGACCGTGCAGGGCAACGTCGCGGAAGAGGGCGACATCGCCGTCGTGCTCGCTCCGGCGCAACCGTTCCGCACCGAGAGCAGGGCCACCCCCAAGGAGAACGACACACCGCCGGCCAACGGCGTGATGCTGGCCCTGGCGCGTGCTCTGGACGACGCCGCGGACGGCGCCGCGGACGGCGCGGTACTCGTCGGCGGTCCGACCTCCATCGGGCCCGGCGGCCTCGTGGCGCAGGCCCGCGCGCAGGAGGCGAGGTTCAGCACCGTGGACACGGCCGGATCGACCAGCGGAAACGTGGTCACCACCCTGGCCATCGCCGCAGCTGAGGACAAGCGCAGCGGAGCCTACGGCATCGGCGACGGCGTCGACGGATTCCTCCCCGACCCGCTGCCGGAGCCCAAGGAGAAGAAGGACAAGGACAAGGGGAACGGGACGAAGAAGCCGGACGTGAAGGAATCCGCGTACGCCTCGTGA
- the recN gene encoding DNA repair protein RecN — MLEEVHIRGLGVIDDAVLELSPGFTVVTGETGAGKTMVVTGLGLLFGGRADPQRVRPGTGRAVVEGRLSVPADGRVADRVVEAGGELDDDILILTRMVSAEGRSRATLGGRSAPVSLLAYLADDLVAVHGQSDQQRLLRTDRQRAALDRYAGAELSATLKSYVATYRRHREIAETLDELTTRARERAQEADVLRFGVEEIAAAELQPGEDAELLAEEGRLAHADALRVGATTAHEALTGDPAADVQADVVGLLAGARASLTAVREHDPALASVADRLDEVSYVLSDAATELASYAESVEADPARLAAIQERRALLTQLSRKYGETTDDILAWAEDATKRLTELEGDDDRIEELRAEEAEVGARLGELATELTRIRTETAERFGTAVTEELTALAMPHARVTVKLTTGDDFGPHGRDDIELLLAPHPSAPPLPLNKGASGGELSRVMLAIEVVFAGADPVPTFVFDEVDAGVGGKAAVEIGRRLARLARRAQVIVVTHLPQVAAFADNHLVVEKSNEGTVTESGVTRLDRGGRTRELSRMLAGLEDSELGRAHAEELLTIAAADRTS; from the coding sequence GTGCTCGAAGAAGTTCACATCCGCGGTCTCGGTGTCATCGATGACGCCGTACTGGAACTGTCTCCGGGATTCACCGTCGTCACGGGTGAGACCGGTGCCGGAAAGACCATGGTGGTGACCGGACTGGGATTGCTCTTCGGCGGCCGTGCCGACCCGCAGCGTGTTCGGCCCGGCACCGGTCGCGCGGTCGTGGAAGGACGCCTCAGTGTCCCCGCCGACGGCCGCGTCGCCGACCGCGTCGTCGAAGCCGGCGGCGAACTGGACGACGACATCCTCATCCTCACCCGCATGGTCTCCGCCGAGGGGCGCTCCCGCGCCACGCTCGGCGGCCGGTCGGCGCCGGTGAGCCTGCTCGCCTACCTGGCCGACGACCTTGTCGCCGTGCACGGGCAGTCCGACCAGCAGCGGCTGCTGCGCACCGACCGTCAGCGCGCCGCGCTCGACCGCTACGCCGGGGCCGAGCTGAGCGCGACGCTGAAGTCGTACGTCGCCACCTACCGCCGCCACCGCGAGATCGCCGAGACGCTCGACGAGCTCACCACCCGCGCGCGGGAACGCGCCCAGGAAGCCGACGTGCTGCGCTTCGGCGTGGAGGAGATCGCCGCGGCCGAGCTTCAGCCCGGCGAGGACGCCGAGCTGCTCGCCGAGGAGGGCCGACTCGCCCACGCCGACGCGCTCCGCGTCGGCGCCACCACCGCACACGAGGCCCTGACCGGTGACCCCGCCGCCGACGTGCAGGCCGACGTGGTGGGCCTCCTTGCCGGCGCCCGAGCGTCGCTGACCGCCGTGCGCGAGCACGACCCCGCCCTCGCCTCCGTCGCTGACCGGCTCGACGAGGTGTCCTACGTGCTCAGCGACGCCGCCACCGAACTGGCCTCGTACGCGGAGTCCGTGGAAGCCGATCCGGCCCGCCTCGCGGCCATCCAGGAGCGCCGTGCGCTGCTCACCCAGCTGTCCCGGAAGTACGGCGAGACCACCGATGACATCCTCGCCTGGGCCGAGGACGCCACCAAACGCCTGACCGAGCTGGAGGGCGACGACGACCGGATCGAGGAGCTTCGCGCTGAAGAGGCGGAGGTCGGGGCCAGACTCGGTGAGCTCGCCACCGAGCTCACCCGCATCCGTACCGAGACCGCCGAGCGGTTCGGCACGGCGGTGACCGAGGAGCTCACCGCCCTCGCGATGCCCCACGCGCGCGTCACCGTGAAGCTCACGACCGGCGACGACTTCGGTCCGCACGGCCGCGACGACATCGAGCTGCTGCTCGCCCCGCACCCCAGTGCCCCGCCGCTGCCGCTGAACAAGGGCGCGTCCGGTGGTGAACTCTCGCGGGTCATGCTCGCCATCGAGGTCGTGTTCGCGGGGGCCGATCCTGTGCCCACGTTCGTCTTCGACGAGGTCGATGCCGGGGTGGGCGGTAAGGCCGCGGTCGAGATCGGCCGTCGGCTGGCCAGGCTGGCCCGCCGGGCGCAGGTCATCGTCGTCACCCACCTTCCGCAGGTCGCCGCGTTCGCCGACAACCATCTCGTCGTGGAGAAGTCCAACGAAGGCACCGTCACCGAAAGCGGCGTGACCCGGCTGGACCGGGGCGGCCGGACGCGCGAGCTCTCCCGGATGCTCGCGGGCTTGGAGGACTCCGAGCTGGGCCGCGCGCACGCCGAGGAGCTGCTGACCATCGCCGCGGCCGACCGCACGTCCTGA
- the steA gene encoding putative cytokinetic ring protein SteA, protein MKVPAALSARLTKLRRPIADDGSSGITAPARSDRRTKDLTKRLKPGDIAIIDHVDIDRVSAEALLERGVSAVLNVATSISGRYPNLGPSLIVEAGVPLVDDVDPEIFSRVHDGEELRLDAGTLYRGDEVLAKGVVQNAESVAAAMAEARAGLSVQLEAFAANTMEYLKRERELLFDGVGIPDLMTRIDGRHVLIVVRGYHYREDISTLRSYIREYRPVMIGVDGGADALLEAGYRPDIIVGDFDSVSDHALATGAELVVHAYRDGRAPGLKRLTDLGYEAIVFPATGTSEDVAMMLADDSGAKLIVAVGTHATLEEFLDKGRAGMASTFLTRLRIGGKLVDAKGVSRLYRSRISPWALLALVAASLLTVLVAGYSSPAGQVFLTSLAARWDALLYWLTGLFT, encoded by the coding sequence ATGAAGGTTCCGGCGGCGCTCAGCGCCCGACTCACGAAACTCCGTCGACCAATCGCTGACGACGGTTCCTCCGGTATTACCGCCCCCGCTCGCTCGGACCGTCGGACCAAGGACCTCACCAAGCGCCTCAAGCCTGGCGACATCGCGATCATCGACCACGTCGACATCGACCGCGTCAGTGCCGAGGCGCTACTCGAGCGCGGCGTTTCGGCCGTGCTCAACGTCGCCACCAGCATCAGCGGCCGGTATCCCAACCTCGGTCCGAGCCTGATCGTGGAGGCCGGGGTCCCCCTCGTCGACGACGTCGATCCGGAGATCTTCTCCCGTGTCCACGACGGTGAAGAACTGCGCCTGGACGCCGGGACGCTGTACCGGGGGGACGAGGTTCTGGCCAAAGGGGTCGTGCAGAACGCCGAGTCCGTCGCGGCCGCGATGGCCGAAGCCCGCGCAGGGCTCTCGGTGCAGCTGGAGGCGTTTGCCGCGAACACCATGGAGTACCTCAAACGGGAGCGGGAACTCCTCTTCGACGGCGTCGGGATCCCCGACCTCATGACGAGGATCGACGGCCGTCACGTGCTCATCGTCGTCCGCGGATACCACTACCGCGAGGACATCTCGACGCTGCGTTCCTACATCCGCGAGTACCGACCCGTCATGATCGGCGTGGACGGCGGCGCCGACGCCCTTCTGGAAGCCGGATACCGGCCCGACATCATCGTCGGAGACTTCGACTCGGTGTCCGACCACGCCCTGGCCACCGGTGCGGAACTCGTCGTGCACGCCTACCGCGACGGCCGCGCCCCCGGGCTCAAGCGCCTCACCGACCTCGGCTACGAGGCCATCGTCTTTCCGGCCACGGGCACCAGTGAGGACGTGGCCATGATGCTCGCCGACGACTCCGGCGCGAAGCTCATCGTCGCGGTCGGCACCCACGCCACGCTGGAAGAGTTCCTGGACAAGGGGCGCGCCGGCATGGCCAGTACCTTCCTCACCCGGCTGCGGATCGGCGGCAAGCTGGTGGACGCCAAGGGCGTGAGCCGCCTCTACCGCAGCCGGATCTCGCCGTGGGCGCTGCTGGCGCTCGTCGCGGCGTCTCTGCTCACTGTCCTTGTCGCGGGATACAGCTCACCGGCAGGACAGGTGTTTCTTACCTCCCTCGCGGCGCGCTGGGACGCGCTCCTCTACTGGCTCACGGGGCTGTTCACGTGA